The following coding sequences lie in one Spinacia oleracea cultivar Varoflay chromosome 1, BTI_SOV_V1, whole genome shotgun sequence genomic window:
- the LOC110782957 gene encoding FBD-associated F-box protein At4g10400 has protein sequence MKREKQVEELDIISNLPDHVIAHIISFLPTAEAIRTSIFSSRWKYLWKGITSIRIEGRESNPDRFANLVEHVLDNCKSTNFLSVELSCPDKIGLSRINAWISAALSCEIEKLVLYFHKYFLDRSKPPLPECVLDCSTLIVLKLDSYFDLRIPESLVCFPHLKSLDFNVILPSQDRVMHQLFSYCSVLEELSLSGLLDSGKVRKINICIPTLKKLRLCLEYSKEGEYDVLIDTPNLEYLYIQDDSFSRFVVKNLSRLHHVEIMYEAVCIESVEPKHINSLLELLKGIAATDVMTLHFPTSSVLGLALSHTWPTFSNLRMLEINLTDETGWTCFPRVLHSAPNLKVLIVDLTTMNWDLDEREPCMWTPPDSVPICLLENLQIIGVKRYVGFDDEFHALEYLLENAQVLERMMIDPYPPEESVNELLMCPRAPGTCNVEFYKKIFFKTSPKITVWGI, from the exons ATGAAAAGGGAGAAACAAGTAGAAGAATTGGACATCATTAGTAATTTACCTGACCATGTAATTGCACACATAATTTCTTTCCTTCCAACAGCAGAGGCAATTAGAACTAGTATTTTTTCTTCGAGGTGGAAGTACCTCTGGAAAGGCATTACTAGTATTCGAATAGAGGGTCGTGAATCTAATCCTGATAGATTTGCAAACCTTGTGGAGCATGTACTTGACAATTGTAAATCCACAAACTTTCTTTCAGTTGAGCTTTCATGTCCAGATAAAATAGGCTTATCACGTATTAATGCGTGGATTTCTGCCGCTCTTAGCTGTGAAATCGAAAAGCTAGTCCTCTACTTCCATAAGTATTTTTTAGATAGATCAAAACCTCCCCTGCCAGAATGCGTTCTTGATTGCAGCACGTTAATAGTGCTTAAGCTTGATTCATATTTTGATCTTCGCATACCTGAGTCACTAGTTTGTTTTCCTCATCTCAAGTCACTTGATTTCAATGTCATACTTCCTAGTCAGGATAGGGTTATGCATCAGCTTTTTTCGTACTGTTCAGTGTTGGAAGAACTGTCCCTCTCTGGCCTCCTAGATTCTGGCAAGGTTCGAAAAATCAATATATGCATTCCCACTCTTAAAAAACTAAGGCTGTGTCTAGAGTATAGTAAAGAAGGTGAGTATGATGTTCTCATCGATACACCAAATCTCGAATACCTATACATACAGGATGACTCGTTTTCTCGATTTGTGGTGAAAAATCTATCACGTCTCCATCATGTTGAGATCATGTATGAAGCTGTATGTATTGAATCTGTAGAGCCTAAGCATATAAATAGCCTTCTTGAGCTTTTGAAGGGGATTGCTGCTACTGATGTGATGACATTGCATTTCCCCACTTCATCT GTTCTCGGATTAGCTCTCAGCCATACCTGGCCCACATTTTCAAATTTGAGGATGTTAGAAATAAATTTAACTGATGAGACGGGTTGGACCTGTTTCCCAAGAGTGCTCCATTCTGCCCCGAATTTGAAAGTTCTTATTGTGGATTTG ACAACGATGAATTGGGACCTTGATGAGCGTGAACCATGCATGTGGACTCCACCAGATAGCGTTCCTATTTGTTTGTTAGAAAACCTCCAGATAATTGGAGTCAAAAGGTATGTAGGATTCGATGATGAATTCCATGCACTAGAATACTTATTGGAAAATGCTCAAGTGTTGGAACGTATGATGATTGATCCATATCCCCCTGAAGAATCGGTGAATGAGTTATTGATGTGTCCAAGAGCTCCAGGGACTTGTAATGTTGAGTTCTATAAGAAAATCTTCTTTAAGACTTCGCCAAAGATCACCGTATGGGGCATTTAA
- the LOC110782859 gene encoding probable nucleoredoxin 1 produces MAEEISINTECYALSSLLFTEERDFLIRNNGDQVKITDLSGKNVGLYFSASWCPPCRNFTPTLIETYKELSGNGDFEIVFVSSDRDEESFQGYFSKMPWLAVPISDKDTKESLGDKFSVMGIPHLVILDKDGKISTNEGVGLVTEYGAQAYPFTPERVNQLKEEEEDAKRNQNLKTLLESGSRNHVISSDGKKVSISELEGKMVGLYFCVGSYKPCTEFTKKLAEVHKVLKEKGENFEIVLIYLDDDDEEGFKECLAQLPCVALPFQDKKIAKLARYFELTSIPRLVIIGPDGKTLNPNVAELIDEHGAAAYPFTPEKLVELAEIEKAKLESQTLESVLVSGELDYVIDKSGSKVPVSQLVGKHILIYFSAHWCPPCRAFTPKLIEVYHEIKAKENAFEIIFVSSDRDQSSFDEYYSDMPWLALPFGDDRKTSLSRKFKVRGIPCLVAIGPEGRTITTEARQLTSAHGADAFPFTEDHIKNLKEEIEKIAEGWPEKLKHELHEHILVKVRRDGYYCDECNNPGNSWSFHCKECDFDLDPKCALKNGVKVEDDVETKEGYVCEGDVCRKIHSAIMRETKMSSTSQSTDINHQRRQLIDPAFPKFFTQAPQRLQNFFKSHLTGLRKAGQRKDVHELQQDIRKEQKSSTDLEADLQKQLQLWRANPHWGSPPPEINVTVPKGSLCNLNVEFDVGLPPDAVYNIVIDPDSKRVFRNIKEVISRKVLVDEGSRQVVEVEQAAIWNFLWLSGTISVHVLVDQNREDHTMRFKQVNTGFMKKFEGCWRVEPVFVDEKMCSPFKPKTLSDYRSCTGGKGRIGSRVSLEQLLQPAIVPPPPISWYLRGITSKTSETLMNYLLEEVARIKGISQVAGSNGDEKSVSEITNEPDIDEVRDIKKRWALRRRHALHYRKK; encoded by the exons ATGGCTGAAGAAATCTCAATCAACACTGAGTGTTATGCTCTGAGCTCTCTTCTTTTTACAGAGGAGAGAGATTTCCTCATCCGCAACAATGGTGATCAG GTCAAAATCACTGATCTGAGTGGAAAGAATGTGGGTCTGTATTTCTCTGCATCATGGTGCCCACCTTGCCGCAATTTCACCCCTACTTTGATTGAAACATACAAAGAACTCTCTGGAAATGGGGATTTCGAAATTGTATTTGTTTCATCAGATAGAGATGAAGAATCCTTTCAGGGTTACTTCTCTAAGATGCCATGGCTTGCTGTTCCGATTTCTGATAAAGACACAAAGGAGAGCTTGGGGGATAAATTCAGTGTGATGGGGATCCCTCACCTTGTAATCCTTGATAAAGATGGGAAAATCTCAACCAATGAAGGGGTGGGATTGGTCACGGAATATGGAGCCCAAGCATATCCGTTCACTCCAGAAAGAGTAAATCAATTgaaagaggaggaagaggatGCAAAGAGAAACCAAAACTTGAAAACTCTTTTGGAATCTGGTTCCCGGAATCATGTGATTTCAAGTGATGGGAAGAAG GTTTCTATAAGCGAGCTTGAAGGAAAGATGGTTGGCCTCTATTTCTGTGTAGGCTCCTATAAGCCCTGCACTGAGTTCACCAAGAAGCTAGCAGAGGTTCACAAAGTACTTAAAGAGAAAGGCGAGAACTTTGAGATTGTATTAATCTATTTGGATGATGATGACGAAGAAGGGTTTAAGGAATGTTTGGCACAATTGCCATGTGTTGCCTTGCCCTTCCAGGATAAGAAGATTGCAAAGCTTGCTCGCTACTTTGAGCTGACATCCATTCCCAGGCTGGTCATAATTGGACCAGATGGGAAGACTCTGAATCCAAATGTTGCAGAACTGATAGATGAGCACGGTGCTGCAGCCTACCCATTTACACCAGAGAAGCTGGTTGAGCTTGCTGAGATCGAGAAAGCCAAACTTGAGTCACAAACCCTTGAATCCGTTCTGGTTTCAGGAGAACTAGACTATGTCATCGACAAAAGTGGCTCTAAG GTTCCCGTGTCGCAGCTTGTTGGAAAACATATACTCATTTACTTTTCTGCACACTGGTGCCCTCCATGCCGTGCTTTCACACCAAAGCTTATCGAGGTATACCATGAAATCAAGGCGAAGGAAAATGCATTTGAGATCATATTTGTTTCCAGTGATCGCGATCAATCTTCCTTTGATGAGTATTACTCAGACATGCCTTGGTTAGCCCTTCCATTTGGGGACGATAGGAAGACTTCTTTGTCTCGCAAGTTCAAAGTTCGAGGTATCCCATGTCTTGTGGCTATTGGACCTGAAGGTAGGACAATTACTACTGAAGCCAGACAACTCACTTCAGCTCACGGGGCAGATGCATTTCCGTTCACTGAAGATCACATAAAGAATTTGAAAGAGGAAATAGAGAAGATTGCAGAGGGGTGGCCTGAGAAGCTGAAACACGAGCTTCATGAACACATACTGGTAAAGGTTCGCCGAGATGGTTATTATTGTGATGAATGTAATAACCCAGGGAATAGTTGGTCTTTTCACTGCAAGGAATGTGACTTTGATCTTGATCCGAAATGTGCCTTGAAGAACGGGGTAAAGGTTGAAGACGATGTTGAGACCAAAGAAGGATATGTCTGTGAAGGTGATGTTTGTCGTAAA ATCCATTCA GCGATAATGAGAGAGACAAAGATGAGTTCAACAAGCCAATCTACTGATATAAATCATCAACGACGTCAGCTAATTGATCCTGCATTTCCTAAGTTCTTCACACAAGCCCCTCAAAGACTGCAGAATTTTTTCAAG TCACATCTTACAGGACTAAGGAAAGCAGGGCAGAGAAAAGATGTACATGAACTGCAGCAGGATATCAGAAAGGAACAGAAATCTTCGACTGATTTGGAAGCTGATCTGCAGAAGCAGCTGCAACTTTGGCGAGCAAATCCTCATTGGGGTAGTCCACCACCTGAAATTAAT GTTACTGTACCTAAAGGATCACTTTGCAATCTGAACGTGGAATTTGATGTTGGGTTGCCACCAGATGCTGTGTACAACATTGTCATTGACCCAGATAGTAAGAGGGTCTTCAGAAATATCAAG GAGGTGATTTCGAGGAAGGTGTTGGTTGATGAGGGGTCTAGACAGGTGGTTGAGGTGGAGCAAGCAGCTATCTGGAATTTCCTTTGGTTGTCAGGAACAATCTCAGTCCACGTCTTAGTAGATCAAAACAGAGAGGATCACACT ATGAGGTTCAAGCAGGTTAACACGGGATTTATGAAGAAGTTTGAAGGTTGCTGGAGAGTAGAACCGGTATTTGTTGATGAGAAAATGTGCTCCCCCTTTAAACCCAAAACCTTGTCAGATTATCGTTCATGTACAGGAGGAAAAGGAAGGATAGGATCAAGGGTTAGCCTAGAGCAACTGCTTCAACCAGCTATCGTTCCTCCCCCTCCTATTTCATGGTATCTTAGGGGAATCACCTCAAAGACCTCAGAAACGCTGATGAACTATTTGCTTGAAGAGGTTGCACGGATTAAAGGCATTTCTCAAGTAGCAGGTTCAAATGGAGATGAGAAGTCGGTTTCAGAAATTACTAATGAACCGGATATAGATGAAGTACGTGACATTAAGAAAAGATGGGCTTTACGGAGAAGACATGCTTTGCATTACAGAAAGAAGTAG
- the LOC110782958 gene encoding pantothenate kinase 1 isoform X2 produces MSAWTLLNPSYSREAVNLGCRHQEVSGKKKLIIKATGGGAYKYADLFKEKFGVTFDKEDEMNSLVSGANFLLKAVPCEAFTYMEGRKDFVQINSSDLFPYLLVNIGSGISMIKVVGDGKFERVSGTSLGGGTLLGLGMLLTKCQSFDDLLEMSHKGDNRNIDMLVSDIYGSDYSKIGLSARTIASSFGKVIFDNKELKDYKKEDIARSLLRMISNNLAQIAYLIAMWHGKLKRIIFGGSFTRSHEYIMETISDGVEYWSKGETKAMFLRHEGFLGALGAFKSYEKHGLGSLMGHHLSEQSPVASPRPQLEQKSNGPLLVESTDAESVGCCILGSDTMKRT; encoded by the exons ATGAGTGCTTGGACTTTATTGAATCCAAGTTACTCCAGGGAAGCT GTGAATCTAGGTTGCAGGCATCAAGAGGTTTCaggcaaaaaaaaattgataatcaAG GCTACTGGCGGTGGAGCCTATAAATATGCTGATCTCTTTAAAGAGAAATTTGGGGTTACGTTTGACAAGGAGGATGAGATGAACTCCCTTGTGTCTGGTGCTAATTTTTTGCTAAAG GCAGTCCCTTGTGAAGCTTTCACGTACATGGAAGGTCGGAAAGATTTTGTGCAGATTAATTCCAGTGATTTATTTCCTTATCTCCTAGTCAACATTGGATCtggaattagcatgattaag GTTGTTGGAGATGGAAAGTTTGAGCGAGTTAGTGGGACAAGTTTAGGTGGTGGCACCCTCTTGGGTCTTGGAATGCTTTTAACAAAATGCCAAAG CTTTGATGACTTGCTGGAGATGAGTCACAAGGGAGATAATAGAAATATTGATATGCTTGTCAGCGACATTTATGGAAGTGACTATTCTAAG ATTGGCCTGTCGGCAAGAACAATAGCGTCTAGTTTTGGCAAGGTAATTTTTGATAATAAAGAACTGAAGGACTACAAGAAAGAGGATATTGCCCGATCCTTATTGCGGATGATCTCAAACAACCTTGCACAG ATTGCTTACTTGATTGCGATGTGGCATGGGAAATTAAAACGGATAATCTTTGGAGGATCGTTTACCCGCAGCCATGAATATATTATGGAAACAATATCCGATGGAGTTGAATACTG GTCGAAAGGTGAAACGAAGGCCATGTTTCTGAGACATGAAGGGTTTTTGGGAGCATTGGGTGCATTCAAGAGTTATGAGAAGCACGGCCTTGGTAGTTTAATGGGCCACCATTTATCTGAACAATCGCCTGTAGCATCACCTCGCCCTCAGCTTGAACAAAAGTCAAATGGCCCCTTGCTTGTTGAGTCAACAGATGCTGAAAGCGTTGGTTGCTGCATTCTTGGCAGTGATACCATGAAAAGAACCTAA
- the LOC110782958 gene encoding pantothenate kinase 1 isoform X1, with product MEDQSCSSVEIDDFDSYDHNSPWALDIGGTLIKLVYFSREDGCLENSFGNSVRLEEVGLETSSKNYPILDGKLHFKKFQTSKINECLDFIESKLLQGSCCRHQEVSGKKKLIIKATGGGAYKYADLFKEKFGVTFDKEDEMNSLVSGANFLLKAVPCEAFTYMEGRKDFVQINSSDLFPYLLVNIGSGISMIKVVGDGKFERVSGTSLGGGTLLGLGMLLTKCQSFDDLLEMSHKGDNRNIDMLVSDIYGSDYSKIGLSARTIASSFGKVIFDNKELKDYKKEDIARSLLRMISNNLAQIAYLIAMWHGKLKRIIFGGSFTRSHEYIMETISDGVEYWSKGETKAMFLRHEGFLGALGAFKSYEKHGLGSLMGHHLSEQSPVASPRPQLEQKSNGPLLVESTDAESVGCCILGSDTMKRT from the exons ATGGAGGATCAAAGTTGCAGCAGCGTCGaaattgatgattttgattcatATGATCACAATTCTCCTTGGGCTCTTGATATTGGAG GTACTCTTATCAAGTTGGTATATTTTTCAAGAGAAGATGGTTGTTTAGAGAACAGTTTTGGAAACAGTGTCCGACTTGAGGAGGTTGGACTTGAAACTAGTTCCAAGAATTATCCTATTCTCGATGGCAAGCTCCATTTTAAAAAGTTTCAGACCAGCAAAATAAATGAGTGCTTGGACTTTATTGAATCCAAGTTACTCCAGGGAAGCT GTTGCAGGCATCAAGAGGTTTCaggcaaaaaaaaattgataatcaAG GCTACTGGCGGTGGAGCCTATAAATATGCTGATCTCTTTAAAGAGAAATTTGGGGTTACGTTTGACAAGGAGGATGAGATGAACTCCCTTGTGTCTGGTGCTAATTTTTTGCTAAAG GCAGTCCCTTGTGAAGCTTTCACGTACATGGAAGGTCGGAAAGATTTTGTGCAGATTAATTCCAGTGATTTATTTCCTTATCTCCTAGTCAACATTGGATCtggaattagcatgattaag GTTGTTGGAGATGGAAAGTTTGAGCGAGTTAGTGGGACAAGTTTAGGTGGTGGCACCCTCTTGGGTCTTGGAATGCTTTTAACAAAATGCCAAAG CTTTGATGACTTGCTGGAGATGAGTCACAAGGGAGATAATAGAAATATTGATATGCTTGTCAGCGACATTTATGGAAGTGACTATTCTAAG ATTGGCCTGTCGGCAAGAACAATAGCGTCTAGTTTTGGCAAGGTAATTTTTGATAATAAAGAACTGAAGGACTACAAGAAAGAGGATATTGCCCGATCCTTATTGCGGATGATCTCAAACAACCTTGCACAG ATTGCTTACTTGATTGCGATGTGGCATGGGAAATTAAAACGGATAATCTTTGGAGGATCGTTTACCCGCAGCCATGAATATATTATGGAAACAATATCCGATGGAGTTGAATACTG GTCGAAAGGTGAAACGAAGGCCATGTTTCTGAGACATGAAGGGTTTTTGGGAGCATTGGGTGCATTCAAGAGTTATGAGAAGCACGGCCTTGGTAGTTTAATGGGCCACCATTTATCTGAACAATCGCCTGTAGCATCACCTCGCCCTCAGCTTGAACAAAAGTCAAATGGCCCCTTGCTTGTTGAGTCAACAGATGCTGAAAGCGTTGGTTGCTGCATTCTTGGCAGTGATACCATGAAAAGAACCTAA
- the LOC110782959 gene encoding type 2 DNA topoisomerase 6 subunit B-like isoform X1, whose protein sequence is MEVTNLSKQLISLAVQRCRLSGDPCRISVFLRQITVSDSVFTQISISDTGVGSCLKEFQELKIGYNGFAEWDGMLSVTTTSLGDSEIFHYKVNLKENAPNKRLIKLPSSPKKNAVFSGTEVSTSSAEDMELLLADMSSFLRKMIILKMHNIAIELVAESRDEHGLQHEKVVLATELTLPSPKSSNVLQLASGLEDYVCKHRNFNEKCQSCFSSRDNLKVGNGQACRQKHGNDALTVEVVIIISDNELLGPSNSSPSCLKAFESKTEVLYYREFSPCSVHQSAVKALGSIKWNKYGLTPRSISDEENSLVFEWENLPPNTHIDIALHSYDKQVTVPPLRQGIQLETKLVKEAISLALDDLKERYTGALLSDHALKIHNYAPDLARSISGLILSSNDPNFRDECFSLLGMQIGNVEGELLEKCIKGKIISAIDMNDRKPPGLGCKAAVPFLFGDDHFQEPEYMDEYDEGEEDSCNLMDF, encoded by the exons ATGGAGGTGACGAACCTCAGCAAACAA TTGATTTCACTTGCAGTCCAAAGATGTCGATTATCAGGAGATCCCTGCAGAATTTCCGTCTTCCTCCGACAAATCACGGTTTCCGATTCCGTCTTCACTCAAATCTCAA TTTCTGATACTGGAGTTGGAAGTTGCTTGAAAGAATTCCAGGAATTGAAAATTGGCTATAATGGCTTTGCCGAGTGGG ATGGTATGCTTTCAGTCACAACAACGA GCCTAGGTGATTCTGAGATTTTCCATTACAAGGTAAACCTAAAAGAGAACGCTCCTAACAAAAGGCTAATTAAGCTCCCTTCAAGCCCAAAGAAAAATGCTGTTTTCAG TGGAACTGAAGTGTCTACGTCTTCTGCTGAAGACATGGAATTATTATTGGCAGATATGTCTTCCTTTCTCAGAAAG ATGATTATTCTGAAGATGCAT AACATTGCAATTGAGCTGGTGGCTGAATCACGTGATGAACATGGATTACAACATGAAAAGGTCGTTCTGGCTACTGAGTTGACATTACCTTCCCCAAAATCATCAAACGTACTACAGCTAGCATCAGGACTTGAGGATTATGTTTGTAAACATAGAAACTTTAATGAAAAGTGCCAGTCTTGCTTTTCAAGCAG AGACAACCTGAAGGTAGGGAATGGGCAAGCATGCAGACAGAAGCACGGAAATGATGCATTGACCGTGGAAGTTGTAATTATCATCAGTGACAATGAGTTATTGGGTCCATCAAATTCAAGCCCGTCATGCTTGAAGGCTTTTGAGTCAAAAACAGAG GTTCTATATTACAGAGAATTCTCGCCCTGTTCAGTCCACCAGTCGGCTGTCAAAGCATTAGGAAGCATCAAGTGGAATAAGTATGGGTTGACTCCAAGAAGTATTTCCGATGAAGAGAATTCTCTTGTATTTGAATGGGAGAACTTGCCACCAAACACCCATATTGACATTGCCCTTCATTCTTACGACAAGC AGGTGACTGTACCACCACTAAGGCAAGGAATTCAACTCGAGACGAAGCTTGTGAAGGAAGCCATCAGTCTTGCTCTGGATGATTTGAAAGAAAGGTACACTGGAGCTCTTCTTAGTGATCACGCTTTGAAG ATCCATAATTATGCCCCTGATCTTGCAAGAAGCATCTCTGGTCTGATTCTGTCTTCAAATGATCCTAATTTTCGAGATGAATGTTTCAGTCTCCTTGGCATGCAAATAGGCAATGTTGAAGGAGAACTCTTAGAGAAGTGCATAAAAGGTAAGATTATCTCGGCAATAGACATGAATGACAGGAAGCCTCCAGGCTTGGGATGCAAAGCAGCTGTGCCATTTCTTTTCGGAGATGATCATTTCCAAGAACCAGAATACATGGATGAATATGATGAAGGTGAGGAAGACAGCTGCAATTTGATGGATTTCTAA
- the LOC110782959 gene encoding type 2 DNA topoisomerase 6 subunit B-like isoform X2, with protein sequence MEVTNLSKQLISLAVQRCRLSGDPCRISVFLRQITVSDSVFTQISISDTGVGSCLKEFQELKIGYNGFAEWDGMLSVTTTSLGDSEIFHYKVNLKENAPNKRLIKLPSSPKKNAVFSGTEVSTSSAEDMELLLADMSSFLRKNIAIELVAESRDEHGLQHEKVVLATELTLPSPKSSNVLQLASGLEDYVCKHRNFNEKCQSCFSSRDNLKVGNGQACRQKHGNDALTVEVVIIISDNELLGPSNSSPSCLKAFESKTEVLYYREFSPCSVHQSAVKALGSIKWNKYGLTPRSISDEENSLVFEWENLPPNTHIDIALHSYDKQVTVPPLRQGIQLETKLVKEAISLALDDLKERYTGALLSDHALKIHNYAPDLARSISGLILSSNDPNFRDECFSLLGMQIGNVEGELLEKCIKGKIISAIDMNDRKPPGLGCKAAVPFLFGDDHFQEPEYMDEYDEGEEDSCNLMDF encoded by the exons ATGGAGGTGACGAACCTCAGCAAACAA TTGATTTCACTTGCAGTCCAAAGATGTCGATTATCAGGAGATCCCTGCAGAATTTCCGTCTTCCTCCGACAAATCACGGTTTCCGATTCCGTCTTCACTCAAATCTCAA TTTCTGATACTGGAGTTGGAAGTTGCTTGAAAGAATTCCAGGAATTGAAAATTGGCTATAATGGCTTTGCCGAGTGGG ATGGTATGCTTTCAGTCACAACAACGA GCCTAGGTGATTCTGAGATTTTCCATTACAAGGTAAACCTAAAAGAGAACGCTCCTAACAAAAGGCTAATTAAGCTCCCTTCAAGCCCAAAGAAAAATGCTGTTTTCAG TGGAACTGAAGTGTCTACGTCTTCTGCTGAAGACATGGAATTATTATTGGCAGATATGTCTTCCTTTCTCAGAAAG AACATTGCAATTGAGCTGGTGGCTGAATCACGTGATGAACATGGATTACAACATGAAAAGGTCGTTCTGGCTACTGAGTTGACATTACCTTCCCCAAAATCATCAAACGTACTACAGCTAGCATCAGGACTTGAGGATTATGTTTGTAAACATAGAAACTTTAATGAAAAGTGCCAGTCTTGCTTTTCAAGCAG AGACAACCTGAAGGTAGGGAATGGGCAAGCATGCAGACAGAAGCACGGAAATGATGCATTGACCGTGGAAGTTGTAATTATCATCAGTGACAATGAGTTATTGGGTCCATCAAATTCAAGCCCGTCATGCTTGAAGGCTTTTGAGTCAAAAACAGAG GTTCTATATTACAGAGAATTCTCGCCCTGTTCAGTCCACCAGTCGGCTGTCAAAGCATTAGGAAGCATCAAGTGGAATAAGTATGGGTTGACTCCAAGAAGTATTTCCGATGAAGAGAATTCTCTTGTATTTGAATGGGAGAACTTGCCACCAAACACCCATATTGACATTGCCCTTCATTCTTACGACAAGC AGGTGACTGTACCACCACTAAGGCAAGGAATTCAACTCGAGACGAAGCTTGTGAAGGAAGCCATCAGTCTTGCTCTGGATGATTTGAAAGAAAGGTACACTGGAGCTCTTCTTAGTGATCACGCTTTGAAG ATCCATAATTATGCCCCTGATCTTGCAAGAAGCATCTCTGGTCTGATTCTGTCTTCAAATGATCCTAATTTTCGAGATGAATGTTTCAGTCTCCTTGGCATGCAAATAGGCAATGTTGAAGGAGAACTCTTAGAGAAGTGCATAAAAGGTAAGATTATCTCGGCAATAGACATGAATGACAGGAAGCCTCCAGGCTTGGGATGCAAAGCAGCTGTGCCATTTCTTTTCGGAGATGATCATTTCCAAGAACCAGAATACATGGATGAATATGATGAAGGTGAGGAAGACAGCTGCAATTTGATGGATTTCTAA